Proteins encoded together in one Camelina sativa cultivar DH55 chromosome 9, Cs, whole genome shotgun sequence window:
- the LOC104713396 gene encoding histone-lysine N-methyltransferase ASHH2 isoform X1: MDCKENGISGSLSGDLNANSLGLKSPPSFSGLNLDSVTSLETPQVASVVKSTKEGQRKCFIDSERMGDENSNSKEHTGNSDDGLDFCCDAEDTQKQGVVSDEVEQTQQFICDADLLVDCNKPDDGKESQDTKLSLVSIVSGDMQQEGAPQAIEDEGYGGTIFPIEDNGIENESNFLNDDVPEQMGSLETAKHRNPGEVGSDGISSTFDAGDKEGRNEPSSDHDSGSSDDISFFQSCPFPDTIMDSGLFGCSPAEDYLNDSSEIEGNLPIVVSPSLAITEMLSNSDGGRCSYDLDDIVNTETVEPDLKLGQQDELHTDLSEKNEKMQKDHVGVSSIDSDVAALSMNNGIAADLRAEIFNQISPINENTLGIEANSHITDSSLMWNFPSNFGNGDIEVCNPDNAVEPLRIVDGNGRIGGEVASASGTNFCEIGLSSSRRKSRNGKQGKMAQTKRSAPHPRKSSRKKQSAGDLDSVFKCSKQKRSSLLKISRSSEWGLPSRTTEIFLQSNNIPCDGPPHHDAQKSQSNPKNGEYNRSSNNGYVEGSNKNIQASSGLRLKVKFGGGQNPMNITFSKVSANSFPANGIVKAGSGLELPGSTNFAVDNLRTGETKEDLEEKNNLVEKVPYLQSSDFMRDEKQDDGGFCRKPGGDVLDDDPHLSTSIMVEECERATGTRNLDAETSPDSEVINSVPDSIVNIEQKGDLHHGVYSAPEDVVGKNRGLEKKDKLSASKSLLENGSHLIPSAKKGKDAKSKRKGTKKGKSKLSESAKDGRKNESHEGVEQRQSMNSSNERVDSDHLEVGGIESHKTTGALLDADIGKTSAINGTISSDVNLGEMVVDGTIEDNSSSESAWVRCDDCYKWRRIPASVVGSIDESSRWICRNNSDTKFADCSKSQEMSNEDINEELGIGQEEADAYDCDLAKRGKEKEQKSKRLTGKQKACFKAIKTNQFLHRNRKSQTIDEIMVCHCKPPPDGRLGCGEECLNRMLNIECLPSTCPAGELCSNQQFQKRKYVKFERFQSGKKGYGLRLLEDVREGQFLIEYVGEVLDMQSYESRQKEYACKGQKHFYFMTLNGNEVIDAGAKGNLGRFINHSCEPNCRTEKWMVNGEICVGIFSMQDLKKGQELTFDYNYVRVFGAAAKKCYCGSSHCRGYIGGDPLNGDVIIQSDSDEEYPELVILEEDESGEGILDATSKTFIDDVDEQMPQNSEMVNGSKDHAPDNAELQSSVSSQLPEREILPPLQPTGVLKELWSDTPVSSVRQEAHVEKKTKSTSPTSNSLSRLSSDGANADKMTKHGSGEDKKILPRPRPRMKTSRSSGSSKRDKGGSLPGVNKAQVIPVSKLQQQPIKPKGSEEVSPSGRVETFEGKLNELLDVAGGISKRRDSAKGYLKLLLLTAASRGTNNEGIQSNRDLSMILDALLKTKSKSVLVDVINKNGLQMLHNIMKQYRSDFKKTPILRKLLKVLEYLATREILALEHIIRRPPCAQMESFKDSILSFTEHEDKQVHQIARNFRDRWIPKPFRKPWRINREERSESMRSPRNNRFRASQEPKYNHQSPRPGEPVASVITSMATTPETASVSEGYSEPNSSLPETNGRKRKSRWDQPSISKEQRTSQQTVETNGNQDVQDDLPPGFTSPCTDVPDAITAKPQQKFLSRLPVSYGIPLSIVHQFGSPGKEDPTTWSVAPGMPFYPFPPLPPVSHGEFFAKRNGTVCSSSMGNPTCSIETLPAITEPNQSCCNTSSIAVNDSPAPNRKREFSSDIGTSYFRQQKQNIPPWMRNNGWEKTANSPIPGNLTVEKKLNN, encoded by the exons ATGGATTGTAAGGAGAACGGTATTAGTGGCTCTCTTTCTGGCGATTTGAATGCTAATTCTCTGGGTTTAAAGTCTCCACCGAGTTTTTCTGGGCTCAATTTAGATTCAGTCACTAGTTTGGAGACTCCTCAGGTTGCATCAGTTGTAAAGTCAACAAAGGAGGGTCAAAGGAAGTGCTTTATAGATAGCGAGAGAATGGGAGATGAAAACAGTAACTCTAAAGAACATACTGGGAACTCTGATGatggtttagatttttgttGCGACGCTGAAGACACTCAGAAGCAGGGAGTGGTTTCAGATGAGGTTGAACAAACTCAACAATTCATTTGTGATGCTGATTTACTGGTAGACTGCAACAAGCCGGATGATGGAAAGGAGAGTCAGGACACCAAATTATCCCTTGTATCCATTGTTTCTGGGGATATGCAACAGGAAGGAGCTCCTCAGGCTATAGAAGATGAAGGGTATGGTGGCACAATATTTCCTATAGAGGACAATGGAATAGAGAATGAATCGAATTTCTTGAATGATGATGTACCAGAACAAATGGGGTCTTTGGAAACCGCAAAGCACAGAAACCCTGGTGAAGTTGGAAGCGATGGTATTAGCTCTACCTTTGATGCTGGAGATAAGGAAGGAAGAAATGAACCATCGAGTGATCATGATTCTGGTTCTTCTGATGATATATCATTCTTTCAGAGTTGTCCGTTTCCAGATACGATAATGGACTCTGGTTTATTTGGCTGTAGCCCTGCAGAAGATTATCTGAATGATTCAAGTGAAATTGAAGGCAATCTGCCTATTGTGGTATCCCCTTCATTAGCTATTACAGAAATGTTAAGTAATAGTGACGGTGGCCGATGTTCATATGATCTAGATGACATCGTAAACACAGAGACAGTCGAACCAGATTTGAAGCTGGGACAGCAGGATGAGCTTCACACTGATCTTTCCGAGAAGaatgaaaagatgcaaaaggaTCATGTTGGGGTTTCATCAATTGATAGTGATGTGGCCGCTTTGAGTATGAATAATGGTATAGCTGCTGATCTGAGAGCTGAAATTTTCAATCAGATATCACCCATAAACGAAAATACTTTAGGTATTGAAGCCAACTCCCATATTACTGACTCTTCTTTGATGTGGAATTTTCCATCGAACTTTGGAAATGGAGACATCGAAGTCTGTAATCCTGACAATGCAGTTGAGCCACTCAGAATAGTGGATGGCAATGGCAGAATAGGTGGTGAAGTTGCTTCTGCATCAGGGACTAATTTTTGTGAAATTGGCTTGTCTTCATCCCGTAGGAAGTCCCGAAATGGTAAACAGGGTAAAATGGCGCAGACAAAAAGGAGTGCCCCCCATCCGAGAAAGTCCTCTAGAAAGAAACAATCAGCAGGAGACCTTGATTCAGTTTTTAAGTGCTCAAAGCAGAAGAGGAgctctcttttaaaaataagCCGTTCATCTGAGTGGGGATTGCCTAGCAGGACCACTGAAATCTTCTTACAGAGCAATAATATTCCCTGTGATGGACCTCCGCATCATGATGCACAGAAATCTCAGAGCAATCCTAAGAATGGAGAGTATAATAGGAGTTCTAATAACGGATATGTAGAAGGATCTAACAAAAACATCCAAGCATCAAGTGGCCTTCGTTTGAAAGTTAAATTTGGTGGTGGCCAAAATCCTATGAACATTACATTCTCTAAGGTCAGTGCTAACTCTTTTCCTGCTAATGGTATTGTTAAGGCAGGATCAGGTTTAGAATTGCCAGGATCAACAAATTTTGCTGTGGATAATCTGCGAACTGGGGAAACTAAAGAGGATTTGGAAGAGAAAAACAACCTTGTGGAGAAAGTTCCATATCTGCAGTCATCTGATTTTATGAGGGATGAGAAACAAGACGATGGGGGGTTTTGTAGGAAGCCGGGTGGTGATGTTTTAGATGATGACCCACACCTTTCCACTAGTATAATGGTTGAAGAGTGCGAGAGGGCCACTGGGACGCGAAACCTAGATGCTGAAACTTCACCAGATTCCGAAGTTATCAACTCTGTGCCTGATTCGATTGTCAATATTGAACAGAAAGGGGATTTGCATCATGGTGTTTACAGCGCTCCAGAAGATGTGGTCGGCAAGAACAGaggattagaaaaaaaagataaattgtcTGCTTCAAAATCTCTTTTGGAAAATGGTTCACATCTAATTCCCAGTGCTAAAAAGGGTAAAGATGCTAAGTCTAAAAGGAAAGGAACAAAGAAAGGGAAATCCAAGCTTTCTGAATCTGCTAAAGACGGGAGAAAAAATGAATCTCATGAGGGAGTAGAGCAACGTCAATCCATGAATAGCAGTAATGAAAGGGTTGATAGTGATCATCTTGAAGTAGGGGGAATAGAGTCTCACAAGACAACAG GTGCTCTTCTAGATGCAGATATTGGGAAAACCAGTGCCATTAATGGTACCATATCATCAGATGTGAACCTTGGGGAAATGGTTGTGGACGGTACTATTGAGGATAACTCTTCCTCAGAGAGTGCTTGGGTTCGATGTGATGATTGCTATAAATGGCGACGGATACCTGCTTCTGTTGTAGGATCAATTGACGAGAGCTCCAGATG GATCTGTAGGAACAACTCAGATACAAAATTTGCGGATTGCTCAAAATCTCAAGAGATGTCAAATGAAGATATTAATGAAGAGTTGGGCATAGGACAGGAGGAAGCAGATGCATATGATTGTGATTTGGCTAAAAGAGGGAAAGAAAAGGAACAGAAGAGCAAGCGTTTGACAG GTAAGCAAAAGGCGTGCTTCAAGGCTATAAAAACTAACCAGTTTCTTCATCGCAATCGTAAATCTCAAACAATTGACGAG aTAATGGTTTGTCATTGCAAACCACCACCTGATGGTAGGTTGGGTTGTGGAGAAGAATGCCTCAATAGAATGCTTAACATTGAATGTCTTCCCAGTACGTGCCCGGCTGGCGAATTGTGTTCAAATCAGCAG TTTCAAAAACGGAAGTATGTTAAGTTTGAGAGATTCCAATCTGGTAAGAAGGGTTATGGCCTGAGATTGCTCGAAGATGTACGAGAGGGACAATTCCTTATTGAGTATGTTGGAGAG GTGCTTGATATGCAATCCTACGAGTCTCGCCAAAAAGAATATGCTTGCAAGGGTCAGAAACATTTCTATTTCATGACACTGAATGGGAATGAG GTAATAGATGCTGGTGCTAAGGGAAATTTAGGGCGTTTCATTAACCATAGCTGTGAACCAAACTGTCGTACTGAAAAG TGGATGGTGAATGGTGAAATTTGCGTTGGAATATTCTCCATGCAAGACCTTAAGAAG GGTCAAGAGTTGACATTTGACTACAACTATGTGAGGGTTTTTGGTGCTGCTGCCAAAAAGTGCTATTGCGGATCATCACATTGCCGAGGGTATATTGGGGGGGATCCCCTGAACGGTGATGTAATTATTCAAAGTGATTCAGATGAAGAGTATCCTGAACTTGTGATccttgaagaagatgaaagtggGGAAGGAATCTTAGATGCAACATCTAAGACCTTCATTGATGACGTTGACGAGCAAATGCCACAGAACTCTGAAATGGTTAATGGTTCCAAGGACCATGCTCCTGATAATGCCGAATTACAGAGCTCGGTATCTTCACAACTTCCAGAGCGAGAAATTCTTCCACCTCTTCAGCCAACTGGAGTTTTGAAGGAACTTTGGTCAGACACGCCTGTTAGTTCTGTCCGGCAGGAGGCTCATGTTGAAAAGAAGACTAAAAGCACATCTCCCACGTCCAATTCTCTTAGCAGACTGTCCTCGGATGGTGCAAATGCTGATAAGATGACAAAGCATGGATCGGGGGAAGATAAAAAGATACTTCCACGACCCCGTCCTCGTATGAAAACTTCTCGTTCATCTGGGTCGAGTAAGCGAGACAAAGGAGGTAGTCTTCCTGGTGTTAACAAAGCACAGGTTATACCAGTGAGTAAGTTGCAACAACAGCCCATCAAACCTAAAGGATCAGAGGAAGTTTCTCCCAGCGGACGTGTTGAAACAT TTGAAGGGAAACTGAACGAGTTACTAGATGTTGCGGGAGGGATAAGCAAGCGGAGG GATTCAGCAAAAGGCTACTTAAAACTTCTGCTTCTCACTGCCGCTTCCCGAGGCACGAATAATGAAGGAATTCAAAG CAATCGAGATCTTTCAATGATTCTTGATGCCCTTTTGAAGACAAAGTCAAAATCTGTTTTAGTGGATGTAATCAACAAGAATG GTCTGCAAATGTTACATAATATCATGAAACAATACCGGAGTGATTTTAAAAAGACCCCTATACTCCGGAAACTTCTGAAG GTATTAGAGTATCTTGCTACAAGGGAAATCCTTGCACTGGAGCATATAATCAGAAGGCCTCCGTGTGCACAGATGGAAAG CTTTAAGGATTCTATTCTATCTTTCACTGAGCATGAGGACAAACAG GTTCATCAAATTGCACGGAACTTCCGAGACAGATGGATCCCTAAACCTTTTAGAAAACCTTGGCGCATCAACAGGGAGGAGAGATCTGAGTCTATGAGGTCACCTAGAAACAACAGGTTCAGAGCATCACAAGAACCTAAATATAATCATCAGTCCCCAAGACCTGGAGAACCAGTTGCGTCTGTCATAACATCAATGGCTACAACTCCTGAAACAGCATCTGTATCTGAGGGATATTCAGAACCTAATTCCAGTCTCCCTGAGACAAATGGACGCAAGCGCAAAAGCAGATGGGACCAGCCATCTATATCCAAAGAACAAAGAACGTCTCAGCAAACTGTTGAAACTAATGGAAATCAGGATGTCCAAGATGACCTTCCACCCGGGTTTACATCACCTTGCACGGATGTGCCTGATGCAATTACTGCGAAGCCGCAACAAAAGTTCCTTTCTCGGTTACCGGTATCCTATGGTATTCCACTTAGCATTGTTCATCAATTTGGTTCACCCGGCAAAGAGGACCCGACCACCTGGTCTGTTGCTCCTGGCATGCCGTTCTATCCATTTCCACCTCTACCCCCAGTGTCTCATGGTGAGTTTTTTGCCAAGAGAAACGGAACAGTCTGTTCCTCCTCCATGGGAAACCCGACTTGCTCCATTGAGACCTTACCGGCTATAACTGAACCCAACCAATCCTGTTGTAACACCTCAAGTATTGCCGTGAATGACTCACCCGCTCCAAACCGGAAGAGAGAGTTTTCATCCGATATAGGAACAAGTTATTTTCGGCAACAGAAACAGAACATTCCCCCATGGATGCGGAACAATGGGTGGGAAAAAACAGCAAACAGCCCTATACCTGGAAATTTAACTGTagagaagaagctcaacaaTTAA
- the LOC104713396 gene encoding histone-lysine N-methyltransferase ASHH2 isoform X2, which produces MDCKENGISGSLSGDLNANSLGLKSPPSFSGLNLDSVTSLETPQVASVVKSTKEGQRKCFIDSERMGDENSNSKEHTGNSDDGLDFCCDAEDTQKQGVVSDEVEQTQQFICDADLLVDCNKPDDGKESQDTKLSLVSIVSGDMQQEGAPQAIEDEGYGGTIFPIEDNGIENESNFLNDDVPEQMGSLETAKHRNPGEVGSDGISSTFDAGDKEGRNEPSSDHDSGSSDDISFFQSCPFPDTIMDSGLFGCSPAEDYLNDSSEIEGNLPIVVSPSLAITEMLSNSDGGRCSYDLDDIVNTETVEPDLKLGQQDELHTDLSEKNEKMQKDHVGVSSIDSDVAALSMNNGIAADLRAEIFNQISPINENTLGIEANSHITDSSLMWNFPSNFGNGDIEVCNPDNAVEPLRIVDGNGRIGGEVASASGTNFCEIGLSSSRRKSRNGKQGKMAQTKRSAPHPRKSSRKKQSAGDLDSVFKCSKQKRSSLLKISRSSEWGLPSRTTEIFLQSNNIPCDGPPHHDAQKSQSNPKNGEYNRSSNNGYVEGSNKNIQASSGLRLKVKFGGGQNPMNITFSKVSANSFPANGIVKAGSGLELPGSTNFAVDNLRTGETKEDLEEKNNLVEKVPYLQSSDFMRDEKQDDGGFCRKPGGDVLDDDPHLSTSIMVEECERATGTRNLDAETSPDSEVINSVPDSIVNIEQKGDLHHGVYSAPEDVVGKNRGLEKKDKLSASKSLLENGSHLIPSAKKGKDAKSKRKGTKKGKSKLSESAKDGRKNESHEGVEQRQSMNSSNERVDSDHLEVGGIESHKTTDADIGKTSAINGTISSDVNLGEMVVDGTIEDNSSSESAWVRCDDCYKWRRIPASVVGSIDESSRWICRNNSDTKFADCSKSQEMSNEDINEELGIGQEEADAYDCDLAKRGKEKEQKSKRLTGKQKACFKAIKTNQFLHRNRKSQTIDEIMVCHCKPPPDGRLGCGEECLNRMLNIECLPSTCPAGELCSNQQFQKRKYVKFERFQSGKKGYGLRLLEDVREGQFLIEYVGEVLDMQSYESRQKEYACKGQKHFYFMTLNGNEVIDAGAKGNLGRFINHSCEPNCRTEKWMVNGEICVGIFSMQDLKKGQELTFDYNYVRVFGAAAKKCYCGSSHCRGYIGGDPLNGDVIIQSDSDEEYPELVILEEDESGEGILDATSKTFIDDVDEQMPQNSEMVNGSKDHAPDNAELQSSVSSQLPEREILPPLQPTGVLKELWSDTPVSSVRQEAHVEKKTKSTSPTSNSLSRLSSDGANADKMTKHGSGEDKKILPRPRPRMKTSRSSGSSKRDKGGSLPGVNKAQVIPVSKLQQQPIKPKGSEEVSPSGRVETFEGKLNELLDVAGGISKRRDSAKGYLKLLLLTAASRGTNNEGIQSNRDLSMILDALLKTKSKSVLVDVINKNGLQMLHNIMKQYRSDFKKTPILRKLLKVLEYLATREILALEHIIRRPPCAQMESFKDSILSFTEHEDKQVHQIARNFRDRWIPKPFRKPWRINREERSESMRSPRNNRFRASQEPKYNHQSPRPGEPVASVITSMATTPETASVSEGYSEPNSSLPETNGRKRKSRWDQPSISKEQRTSQQTVETNGNQDVQDDLPPGFTSPCTDVPDAITAKPQQKFLSRLPVSYGIPLSIVHQFGSPGKEDPTTWSVAPGMPFYPFPPLPPVSHGEFFAKRNGTVCSSSMGNPTCSIETLPAITEPNQSCCNTSSIAVNDSPAPNRKREFSSDIGTSYFRQQKQNIPPWMRNNGWEKTANSPIPGNLTVEKKLNN; this is translated from the exons ATGGATTGTAAGGAGAACGGTATTAGTGGCTCTCTTTCTGGCGATTTGAATGCTAATTCTCTGGGTTTAAAGTCTCCACCGAGTTTTTCTGGGCTCAATTTAGATTCAGTCACTAGTTTGGAGACTCCTCAGGTTGCATCAGTTGTAAAGTCAACAAAGGAGGGTCAAAGGAAGTGCTTTATAGATAGCGAGAGAATGGGAGATGAAAACAGTAACTCTAAAGAACATACTGGGAACTCTGATGatggtttagatttttgttGCGACGCTGAAGACACTCAGAAGCAGGGAGTGGTTTCAGATGAGGTTGAACAAACTCAACAATTCATTTGTGATGCTGATTTACTGGTAGACTGCAACAAGCCGGATGATGGAAAGGAGAGTCAGGACACCAAATTATCCCTTGTATCCATTGTTTCTGGGGATATGCAACAGGAAGGAGCTCCTCAGGCTATAGAAGATGAAGGGTATGGTGGCACAATATTTCCTATAGAGGACAATGGAATAGAGAATGAATCGAATTTCTTGAATGATGATGTACCAGAACAAATGGGGTCTTTGGAAACCGCAAAGCACAGAAACCCTGGTGAAGTTGGAAGCGATGGTATTAGCTCTACCTTTGATGCTGGAGATAAGGAAGGAAGAAATGAACCATCGAGTGATCATGATTCTGGTTCTTCTGATGATATATCATTCTTTCAGAGTTGTCCGTTTCCAGATACGATAATGGACTCTGGTTTATTTGGCTGTAGCCCTGCAGAAGATTATCTGAATGATTCAAGTGAAATTGAAGGCAATCTGCCTATTGTGGTATCCCCTTCATTAGCTATTACAGAAATGTTAAGTAATAGTGACGGTGGCCGATGTTCATATGATCTAGATGACATCGTAAACACAGAGACAGTCGAACCAGATTTGAAGCTGGGACAGCAGGATGAGCTTCACACTGATCTTTCCGAGAAGaatgaaaagatgcaaaaggaTCATGTTGGGGTTTCATCAATTGATAGTGATGTGGCCGCTTTGAGTATGAATAATGGTATAGCTGCTGATCTGAGAGCTGAAATTTTCAATCAGATATCACCCATAAACGAAAATACTTTAGGTATTGAAGCCAACTCCCATATTACTGACTCTTCTTTGATGTGGAATTTTCCATCGAACTTTGGAAATGGAGACATCGAAGTCTGTAATCCTGACAATGCAGTTGAGCCACTCAGAATAGTGGATGGCAATGGCAGAATAGGTGGTGAAGTTGCTTCTGCATCAGGGACTAATTTTTGTGAAATTGGCTTGTCTTCATCCCGTAGGAAGTCCCGAAATGGTAAACAGGGTAAAATGGCGCAGACAAAAAGGAGTGCCCCCCATCCGAGAAAGTCCTCTAGAAAGAAACAATCAGCAGGAGACCTTGATTCAGTTTTTAAGTGCTCAAAGCAGAAGAGGAgctctcttttaaaaataagCCGTTCATCTGAGTGGGGATTGCCTAGCAGGACCACTGAAATCTTCTTACAGAGCAATAATATTCCCTGTGATGGACCTCCGCATCATGATGCACAGAAATCTCAGAGCAATCCTAAGAATGGAGAGTATAATAGGAGTTCTAATAACGGATATGTAGAAGGATCTAACAAAAACATCCAAGCATCAAGTGGCCTTCGTTTGAAAGTTAAATTTGGTGGTGGCCAAAATCCTATGAACATTACATTCTCTAAGGTCAGTGCTAACTCTTTTCCTGCTAATGGTATTGTTAAGGCAGGATCAGGTTTAGAATTGCCAGGATCAACAAATTTTGCTGTGGATAATCTGCGAACTGGGGAAACTAAAGAGGATTTGGAAGAGAAAAACAACCTTGTGGAGAAAGTTCCATATCTGCAGTCATCTGATTTTATGAGGGATGAGAAACAAGACGATGGGGGGTTTTGTAGGAAGCCGGGTGGTGATGTTTTAGATGATGACCCACACCTTTCCACTAGTATAATGGTTGAAGAGTGCGAGAGGGCCACTGGGACGCGAAACCTAGATGCTGAAACTTCACCAGATTCCGAAGTTATCAACTCTGTGCCTGATTCGATTGTCAATATTGAACAGAAAGGGGATTTGCATCATGGTGTTTACAGCGCTCCAGAAGATGTGGTCGGCAAGAACAGaggattagaaaaaaaagataaattgtcTGCTTCAAAATCTCTTTTGGAAAATGGTTCACATCTAATTCCCAGTGCTAAAAAGGGTAAAGATGCTAAGTCTAAAAGGAAAGGAACAAAGAAAGGGAAATCCAAGCTTTCTGAATCTGCTAAAGACGGGAGAAAAAATGAATCTCATGAGGGAGTAGAGCAACGTCAATCCATGAATAGCAGTAATGAAAGGGTTGATAGTGATCATCTTGAAGTAGGGGGAATAGAGTCTCACAAGACAACAG ATGCAGATATTGGGAAAACCAGTGCCATTAATGGTACCATATCATCAGATGTGAACCTTGGGGAAATGGTTGTGGACGGTACTATTGAGGATAACTCTTCCTCAGAGAGTGCTTGGGTTCGATGTGATGATTGCTATAAATGGCGACGGATACCTGCTTCTGTTGTAGGATCAATTGACGAGAGCTCCAGATG GATCTGTAGGAACAACTCAGATACAAAATTTGCGGATTGCTCAAAATCTCAAGAGATGTCAAATGAAGATATTAATGAAGAGTTGGGCATAGGACAGGAGGAAGCAGATGCATATGATTGTGATTTGGCTAAAAGAGGGAAAGAAAAGGAACAGAAGAGCAAGCGTTTGACAG GTAAGCAAAAGGCGTGCTTCAAGGCTATAAAAACTAACCAGTTTCTTCATCGCAATCGTAAATCTCAAACAATTGACGAG aTAATGGTTTGTCATTGCAAACCACCACCTGATGGTAGGTTGGGTTGTGGAGAAGAATGCCTCAATAGAATGCTTAACATTGAATGTCTTCCCAGTACGTGCCCGGCTGGCGAATTGTGTTCAAATCAGCAG TTTCAAAAACGGAAGTATGTTAAGTTTGAGAGATTCCAATCTGGTAAGAAGGGTTATGGCCTGAGATTGCTCGAAGATGTACGAGAGGGACAATTCCTTATTGAGTATGTTGGAGAG GTGCTTGATATGCAATCCTACGAGTCTCGCCAAAAAGAATATGCTTGCAAGGGTCAGAAACATTTCTATTTCATGACACTGAATGGGAATGAG GTAATAGATGCTGGTGCTAAGGGAAATTTAGGGCGTTTCATTAACCATAGCTGTGAACCAAACTGTCGTACTGAAAAG TGGATGGTGAATGGTGAAATTTGCGTTGGAATATTCTCCATGCAAGACCTTAAGAAG GGTCAAGAGTTGACATTTGACTACAACTATGTGAGGGTTTTTGGTGCTGCTGCCAAAAAGTGCTATTGCGGATCATCACATTGCCGAGGGTATATTGGGGGGGATCCCCTGAACGGTGATGTAATTATTCAAAGTGATTCAGATGAAGAGTATCCTGAACTTGTGATccttgaagaagatgaaagtggGGAAGGAATCTTAGATGCAACATCTAAGACCTTCATTGATGACGTTGACGAGCAAATGCCACAGAACTCTGAAATGGTTAATGGTTCCAAGGACCATGCTCCTGATAATGCCGAATTACAGAGCTCGGTATCTTCACAACTTCCAGAGCGAGAAATTCTTCCACCTCTTCAGCCAACTGGAGTTTTGAAGGAACTTTGGTCAGACACGCCTGTTAGTTCTGTCCGGCAGGAGGCTCATGTTGAAAAGAAGACTAAAAGCACATCTCCCACGTCCAATTCTCTTAGCAGACTGTCCTCGGATGGTGCAAATGCTGATAAGATGACAAAGCATGGATCGGGGGAAGATAAAAAGATACTTCCACGACCCCGTCCTCGTATGAAAACTTCTCGTTCATCTGGGTCGAGTAAGCGAGACAAAGGAGGTAGTCTTCCTGGTGTTAACAAAGCACAGGTTATACCAGTGAGTAAGTTGCAACAACAGCCCATCAAACCTAAAGGATCAGAGGAAGTTTCTCCCAGCGGACGTGTTGAAACAT TTGAAGGGAAACTGAACGAGTTACTAGATGTTGCGGGAGGGATAAGCAAGCGGAGG GATTCAGCAAAAGGCTACTTAAAACTTCTGCTTCTCACTGCCGCTTCCCGAGGCACGAATAATGAAGGAATTCAAAG CAATCGAGATCTTTCAATGATTCTTGATGCCCTTTTGAAGACAAAGTCAAAATCTGTTTTAGTGGATGTAATCAACAAGAATG GTCTGCAAATGTTACATAATATCATGAAACAATACCGGAGTGATTTTAAAAAGACCCCTATACTCCGGAAACTTCTGAAG GTATTAGAGTATCTTGCTACAAGGGAAATCCTTGCACTGGAGCATATAATCAGAAGGCCTCCGTGTGCACAGATGGAAAG CTTTAAGGATTCTATTCTATCTTTCACTGAGCATGAGGACAAACAG GTTCATCAAATTGCACGGAACTTCCGAGACAGATGGATCCCTAAACCTTTTAGAAAACCTTGGCGCATCAACAGGGAGGAGAGATCTGAGTCTATGAGGTCACCTAGAAACAACAGGTTCAGAGCATCACAAGAACCTAAATATAATCATCAGTCCCCAAGACCTGGAGAACCAGTTGCGTCTGTCATAACATCAATGGCTACAACTCCTGAAACAGCATCTGTATCTGAGGGATATTCAGAACCTAATTCCAGTCTCCCTGAGACAAATGGACGCAAGCGCAAAAGCAGATGGGACCAGCCATCTATATCCAAAGAACAAAGAACGTCTCAGCAAACTGTTGAAACTAATGGAAATCAGGATGTCCAAGATGACCTTCCACCCGGGTTTACATCACCTTGCACGGATGTGCCTGATGCAATTACTGCGAAGCCGCAACAAAAGTTCCTTTCTCGGTTACCGGTATCCTATGGTATTCCACTTAGCATTGTTCATCAATTTGGTTCACCCGGCAAAGAGGACCCGACCACCTGGTCTGTTGCTCCTGGCATGCCGTTCTATCCATTTCCACCTCTACCCCCAGTGTCTCATGGTGAGTTTTTTGCCAAGAGAAACGGAACAGTCTGTTCCTCCTCCATGGGAAACCCGACTTGCTCCATTGAGACCTTACCGGCTATAACTGAACCCAACCAATCCTGTTGTAACACCTCAAGTATTGCCGTGAATGACTCACCCGCTCCAAACCGGAAGAGAGAGTTTTCATCCGATATAGGAACAAGTTATTTTCGGCAACAGAAACAGAACATTCCCCCATGGATGCGGAACAATGGGTGGGAAAAAACAGCAAACAGCCCTATACCTGGAAATTTAACTGTagagaagaagctcaacaaTTAA